In one window of Paraflavitalea soli DNA:
- a CDS encoding purine-nucleoside phosphorylase produces MADIIQQLQETTAFIRNLYPHIPQAGIVLGSGLGNFAREMKVEKEIPYSDIPHFPVSTVEGHSGKLIFGELSGKKVVAMAGRFHFYEGYTPGQVTYPIRVMKFLGIQHLLVSNAAGGVNPGFRVGDLMLITDHISLAIVNPLLGKNHSELGPRFPDMSEPYSKDLQKKVKAIAASLQVTLREGVYFGVTGPTFETRAEYKMIHALGGDAVGMSTVQEVIIAIHMGLPVVAISIITDLGIREEDNVITHQEVLEAAAAAEPKLSAIFKQLVAEL; encoded by the coding sequence ATGGCTGATATTATCCAACAGTTACAGGAAACCACCGCATTCATCCGGAACCTTTACCCTCATATACCCCAGGCTGGTATTGTACTGGGCAGTGGTCTTGGCAATTTTGCCCGCGAGATGAAAGTGGAGAAAGAGATTCCCTACAGCGACATACCCCATTTCCCCGTATCCACAGTAGAAGGCCATTCCGGCAAGCTGATATTTGGCGAGCTGTCTGGCAAGAAGGTAGTGGCAATGGCAGGTCGTTTTCACTTTTATGAAGGTTATACTCCCGGGCAGGTCACGTACCCCATCCGGGTGATGAAGTTCCTGGGCATACAGCACCTGCTGGTGTCTAACGCTGCCGGTGGAGTGAATCCGGGCTTTAGAGTAGGCGATCTGATGCTGATCACCGATCACATCAGCCTGGCCATTGTAAATCCACTGTTGGGTAAGAACCATAGTGAACTGGGTCCCCGCTTTCCCGATATGAGTGAGCCTTATAGCAAGGACTTGCAAAAGAAGGTCAAAGCTATTGCGGCTTCCCTGCAGGTAACTTTGCGGGAGGGTGTTTACTTCGGTGTTACTGGTCCTACTTTTGAGACAAGGGCCGAATACAAAATGATCCATGCATTGGGCGGTGATGCAGTAGGCATGAGTACCGTGCAGGAAGTGATCATTGCCATACATATGGGATTGCCGGTGGTAGCCATCAGCATCATTACCGACCTGGGTATTCGCGAAGAGGACAATGTGATCACACACCAGGAGGTATTGGAAGCCGCTGCCGCAGCAGAGCCCAAACTGTCGGCCATCTTTAAGCAACTAGTAGCTGAGTTATAA